A DNA window from Hordeum vulgare subsp. vulgare chromosome 1H, MorexV3_pseudomolecules_assembly, whole genome shotgun sequence contains the following coding sequences:
- the LOC123425620 gene encoding beta-glucuronosyltransferase GlcAT14B-like, with protein sequence MGLGGMRGGNGGGGTGSGERWRWILFLSLVSVSFLLSFLFLFISAYSSPTRLRLPGLTTARAAAGVRRGPDALPCLAYLLIGARGDGHRLLRLLLAVYHPRNRYILHLSADASHDERRDLAAGVAAAAPAAVSFDNVALVGTPTAGTPVGSSGLAGTLRAAAVLLRLHPDWDWFLTLNAADYPLVTQDDLIHALSYVPREFNFIDHTSDIGQKESEKVQSMIVDAGIYLSGRTNFFRATQKRPTPDAFKFFTGSPWVILNRRFVEYCVLGWENLPRLLLMYFNNVMLPQEGYFHSVICNSFDFRNSTVNNDLRYKVWDDPPQTEPLFLNMAHYDEMVDSGQPFARRFQANELVLDKIDEKLLKRPGHGPVPGAWCSGRKSWFTDPCSQWSDVNVVKPGPQALKLQQYINRTLDEADSGAKSCRL encoded by the exons ATGGGATTGGGGGGCATGAGAGGCGGCAACGGAGGAGGGGGCACCGGCTCCGGCGAGAGATGGAGGTGGATCCTCTTCCTCTCGCTGGTCtccgtctccttcctcctctccttcctcttcctcttcatctcCGCCTACTCCTCCCCGACACGCCTCCGTCTCCCTGGGCTCACCaccgcccgcgccgccgccggagTCCGCCGCGGCCCGGACGCGCTCCCCTGCCTCGCCTACCTCCTCATCGGCGCACGGGGCGACGGGCACCGCCTCCTACGGCTCCTCCTCGCAGTCTACCACCCACGGAACCGCTACATCCTCCACCTCTCTGCCGACGCCTCCCACGACGAGCGCCGGGACCTTGCTGCTGGGGTCGCAGCGGCCGCGCCCGCCGCTGTCTCTTTCGACAACGTCGCTCTTGTGGGCACGCCTACCGCGGGGACACCCGTTGGGTCGTCGGGCCTCGCCGGCACGTTACGCGCCGCTGCTGTCCTGCTCCGCCTCCACCCCGACTGGGACTGGTTCCTCACCCTCAACGCCGCCGATTATCCCCTCGTTACCCAGGACG ATTTGATTCATGCCTTGTCGTATGTTCCACGGGAATTTAACTTCATTGATCACACTAGTGACATTGGACAGAAAGA ATCTGAAAAAGTGCAATCAATGATAGTGGATGCTGGAATATACTTGTCAGGGAGGACCAACTTCTTCCGAGCTACACAGAAACGACCAACTCCTGATGCTTTCAAGTTCTTCACAG GTTCTCCATGGGTTATTCTGAACCGACGGTTTGTAGAGTACTGTGTTCTTGGTTGGGAAAATCTTCCTCGGCTTCTTCTCATGTACTTCAACAATGTGATGCTACCTCAGGAAGGATATTTCCACTCAGTCATATGTAACTCATTTGACTTCCGTAATTCCACTGTGAACAATGACTTGAGGTACAAGGTGTGGGATGATCCACCTCAGACAGAGCCCCTTTTTCTGAACATGGCACATTATGATGAGATGGTGGACAGTGGACAGCCTTTTGCAAGGCGGTTTCAAGCGAATGAACTGGTGCTGGACAAGATCGATGAGAAACTACTTAAGCGTCCGGGCCACGGGCCTGTTCCTGGTGCctggtgctcaggaaggaagagcTGGTTCACTGACCCATGTTCTCAGTGGAGCGATGTGAATGTTGTGAAACCTGGTCCTCAAGCCTTGAAGTTGCAGCAATATATCAATCGGACCTTGGACGAAGCAGATTCTGGCGCGAAATCATGCAGGTTATAG